In the Bacillus shivajii genome, one interval contains:
- the tsaE gene encoding tRNA (adenosine(37)-N6)-threonylcarbamoyltransferase complex ATPase subunit type 1 TsaE: protein MNQWRYTSHSEQETWELAKQIAALLEKGTVLTLEGDLGAGKTSFTKGLAKGLGIKRNVNSPTFTIMKEYVGRLPLYHMDAYRLEDEMEDLGLDDYFEGEGVTVVEWPSMIEEQLPDERLEIVIKHDGETERRLSFYPHGERYENICKEILES, encoded by the coding sequence ATGAATCAGTGGAGATATACATCTCATTCAGAACAAGAAACTTGGGAGTTGGCAAAACAAATCGCAGCCCTTCTCGAAAAGGGGACTGTCCTGACACTTGAAGGTGACTTAGGGGCTGGGAAGACGAGTTTCACGAAAGGACTTGCAAAAGGTCTTGGAATTAAACGTAATGTGAATAGCCCGACGTTTACCATTATGAAGGAATATGTCGGACGCCTTCCACTTTACCATATGGATGCATATCGGTTAGAAGATGAAATGGAAGACTTAGGGTTAGATGATTACTTCGAAGGAGAAGGAGTGACTGTTGTCGAGTGGCCAAGTATGATTGAAGAACAGTTGCCTGATGAAAGGTTAGAAATTGTCATTAAGCATGATGGCGAAACAGAGAGACGACTATCTTTTTATCCACATGGAGAAAGATATGAAAACATATGCAAGGAGATTTTGGAATCATGA
- the tsaB gene encoding tRNA (adenosine(37)-N6)-threonylcarbamoyltransferase complex dimerization subunit type 1 TsaB, protein MNVLAIDTSTYVMGVAVLTEGKVAGEFVTHIKKNHSLRLMPAIRTLMEEIEMSPKDLDRIVVNEGPGSYTGVRIGVTTAKTMAWSLNIPVVGVSSIEVMAQNGKYFPGVISPFIDARRGQVFTGLYQYEGGSIVQKKEDQIIQHKEWLEDMKQLDEDIIFISPEMEKQEEVVRSLLGDRAHIAEPAITYPRPSELAYIGSKKEVDQFTHLFSPNYLRLAEAEAKWLAENKQK, encoded by the coding sequence ATGAATGTATTAGCGATTGATACATCAACGTATGTGATGGGTGTTGCAGTTTTAACAGAAGGTAAAGTTGCTGGAGAATTTGTTACACATATAAAGAAGAATCATTCACTGAGACTTATGCCAGCGATCCGAACGTTAATGGAAGAAATAGAGATGAGTCCGAAAGATTTGGATCGGATTGTTGTTAATGAAGGTCCGGGTTCTTACACCGGAGTGAGAATTGGCGTGACAACGGCGAAGACGATGGCATGGTCATTGAACATTCCTGTTGTGGGGGTATCAAGTATTGAGGTCATGGCACAAAACGGAAAGTACTTTCCTGGGGTGATCTCTCCATTTATCGATGCGAGACGTGGACAAGTTTTCACAGGGCTCTATCAATATGAAGGTGGCAGCATTGTTCAGAAAAAAGAAGATCAGATCATTCAACATAAAGAATGGTTAGAAGATATGAAACAATTAGACGAGGATATCATATTTATCAGCCCAGAAATGGAAAAGCAAGAAGAGGTCGTTCGATCGTTGCTAGGTGACCGTGCTCATATAGCGGAACCAGCAATCACTTATCCGCGACCGAGTGAACTAGCTTATATTGGTTCAAAAAAAGAAGTAGATCAATTTACACATTTATTTTCACCTAACTACTTACGTTTGGCAGAAGCAGAGGCGAAATGGTTAGCTGAAAATAAACAAAAGTAA
- the rimI gene encoding ribosomal protein S18-alanine N-acetyltransferase: MGEEIVIRFMKEEDLDEVLEVEHDCFPSPWSRSAFLNELTTNQFAYYLVASLEGKVIGYCGVWVIVDEAHITNVAIHSSCRRRGIGEQLLLGSMNMAKTLGANKLTLEVRVSNEAAQKLYEKLGFVAGGIRKNYYTDNQEDAQIMWVNLS, translated from the coding sequence ATGGGGGAAGAGATTGTCATTCGTTTTATGAAAGAAGAAGATTTAGACGAAGTGTTAGAGGTGGAACATGACTGTTTCCCATCTCCTTGGAGTAGAAGTGCATTTCTGAATGAGTTAACAACAAACCAGTTTGCTTACTATTTAGTTGCATCATTAGAAGGGAAAGTAATCGGTTATTGTGGTGTTTGGGTCATTGTCGATGAAGCCCACATCACAAATGTTGCGATCCACTCATCTTGTCGTAGAAGAGGGATTGGAGAGCAATTGTTATTAGGTTCAATGAATATGGCGAAAACATTAGGAGCCAATAAGCTGACCCTTGAAGTTCGTGTTTCGAATGAGGCAGCGCAAAAGTTATATGAAAAACTTGGTTTTGTTGCAGGTGGCATACGGAAAAACTATTACACAGATAATCAAGAAGATGCACAAATAATGTGGGTGAATTTATCATGA